The Paenibacillus sp. MBLB1832 genome has a window encoding:
- a CDS encoding FAD-dependent oxidoreductase, which translates to MSYTQKKVDVLVLGGGAAGVCAAISAARAGKKVLLVESQGCLGGSRTATGVDTFYGFYTPKGQQRIVGGIPWEIAQLLTEANAAFERKNTYGAGTGITYDVEILKVIYEQSVLDSGAELLYHTYASRVHVSDGYITGVVLANKQGLTEVSANIYIDTTGDGDIAARSGAPFEKSDAAELQSLSTIFFMANVDISAAKSVSHDELAARMRKANQSGHYSLPREEGSWHITPHAGVIQANMVRVSGVDATDPYALTLAEVEGRRQTRQYVRFLKEYVAGFEDAFLVGTSHHIGIRETRRIQGEYMLTEEDVVIGRKFEDGIACCGAPVEDHGAGKDTRWVYVKDDGYYHIPYRCLVPKEIQNLLVAGRCLSATHSAQASARNSAQCMAMGQAAGTAAVISLEQHVPVSSIPIPLLLERLRSQDVVI; encoded by the coding sequence ATGTCTTATACGCAGAAAAAAGTGGATGTGCTTGTGCTCGGCGGTGGAGCAGCAGGCGTATGTGCGGCGATTAGTGCGGCACGTGCTGGAAAAAAGGTGCTGCTCGTGGAATCACAGGGTTGCCTTGGCGGCTCCCGAACGGCTACAGGGGTAGATACGTTCTATGGATTTTATACGCCAAAGGGGCAGCAAAGAATCGTCGGCGGCATTCCGTGGGAGATCGCTCAACTGCTCACAGAAGCCAATGCCGCATTTGAACGCAAAAACACCTATGGCGCTGGAACGGGGATCACATACGATGTAGAGATTTTGAAGGTCATTTATGAGCAATCCGTTCTGGACTCAGGCGCGGAGCTTTTGTATCATACTTATGCAAGCAGGGTTCACGTATCTGACGGCTATATTACAGGTGTGGTATTAGCTAACAAACAAGGGTTAACAGAAGTTTCTGCGAATATCTACATTGATACAACTGGTGACGGGGATATTGCTGCCAGATCTGGTGCACCATTCGAGAAAAGTGACGCCGCTGAGCTGCAATCTTTGTCCACCATTTTCTTCATGGCAAATGTAGACATCTCAGCTGCCAAGAGCGTATCCCATGATGAACTTGCTGCTCGGATGAGAAAGGCCAATCAATCCGGTCATTACAGCCTTCCTAGGGAGGAAGGTTCATGGCATATCACTCCCCATGCTGGGGTAATCCAAGCGAATATGGTCCGGGTCAGCGGTGTTGATGCCACTGATCCTTATGCACTGACGCTTGCCGAAGTGGAAGGACGCAGGCAAACGAGACAGTACGTGCGTTTTCTTAAAGAATACGTTGCTGGGTTTGAGGATGCTTTCCTAGTAGGGACCTCCCATCATATTGGCATAAGGGAGACCCGTCGTATTCAGGGCGAATATATGCTGACGGAAGAGGATGTGGTGATCGGCCGCAAATTCGAAGATGGTATCGCTTGCTGCGGCGCCCCCGTGGAGGATCATGGCGCTGGGAAGGACACGCGTTGGGTTTATGTGAAGGACGATGGCTACTATCATATCCCTTACCGCTGTCTTGTACCGAAAGAGATTCAGAATCTTCTGGTAGCTGGACGCTGCTTGTCTGCAACTCATAGCGCTCAAGCTTCAGCACGGAATTCTGCCCAATGTATGGCTATGGGGCAAGCGGCGGGAACGGCGGCGGTAATCAGCTTGGAACAACATGTACCAGTCAGTTCGATTCCTATACCTTTACTCTTAGAGCGCCTTCGCTCTCAGGACGTTGTCATTTGA
- a CDS encoding SIS domain-containing protein, whose protein sequence is MTVKNSEAYAVLENNYMDGVKKVIERVEQSQMDAIDRAVEICFNSINKDGLVHLFGSGHSRMAVEEMYPRYGSFPGFHPMVELSLTNHHAVVGSNGQRQAMFLENVEGFGRVIADNFHYGAHDSMVLFSHSGAGSVVIDIALSMKERKIPIIAVTSVGHSQQSRSKHSSGYRLFELADIVIDNGAVPGDAMVKIDGLHTPVGPGSTIGNTIIVNLLKCKIAQKLTDAGKPPKVITSAIFVGDEESKQLFNASYEEYWRSTRSI, encoded by the coding sequence ATGACAGTGAAGAATTCAGAAGCATACGCCGTACTGGAGAATAATTATATGGATGGCGTCAAGAAAGTAATTGAGCGCGTAGAACAGTCCCAAATGGATGCGATTGACCGCGCGGTAGAAATTTGCTTCAACAGTATCAACAAGGATGGTTTGGTTCATCTTTTTGGAAGCGGACATTCGCGTATGGCAGTAGAGGAAATGTACCCTCGTTACGGCAGCTTTCCTGGCTTCCATCCCATGGTGGAACTATCTTTAACGAACCATCACGCGGTAGTCGGCAGCAATGGACAGCGTCAAGCTATGTTTTTGGAAAATGTTGAGGGCTTCGGACGTGTCATTGCAGACAATTTCCATTATGGCGCTCATGACAGTATGGTCTTGTTTTCACACAGCGGAGCGGGAAGTGTCGTGATCGATATCGCTTTGAGTATGAAAGAACGCAAGATCCCGATTATCGCGGTTACGTCTGTCGGACATAGTCAGCAAAGCCGTTCTAAGCACAGTTCCGGTTATCGGTTATTCGAATTGGCAGATATCGTTATCGACAATGGCGCCGTTCCAGGGGATGCCATGGTCAAGATTGACGGGTTGCACACACCAGTAGGACCAGGATCGACCATTGGAAATACGATTATCGTAAATTTGTTGAAATGTAAGATTGCTCAGAAATTGACGGATGCAGGGAAGCCGCCGAAAGTCATCACTAGTGCTATATTCGTAGGCGATGAGGAATCCAAACAGTTGTTTAACGCTTCTTATGAGGAATACTGGCGTTCAACCAGATCAATCTAA
- a CDS encoding SDR family NAD(P)-dependent oxidoreductase gives MRFNNSQVLVVGGTGGIGLETVKRFLSEGARVAVIGLESEEQLSDQQKQVLFSSQVIYKQGDVVDTEQMNSISAELENRMERLDVLVHVAGISARRFGDGPLDQCTEAGWDQAMSVNVKSVYNSNRIALQRMLKQSGGGAIVNISSVLGMVGTREHFTTHAYAASRGAVISLSKSAAVYYAKDNIRINVVCPGLLDTPMSQRAINDPVIREALTELQPLAPHVGYPQDVAEAILFLASQEAKFITGIALPVDGGWSAQ, from the coding sequence ATGCGATTCAACAACTCGCAAGTACTTGTTGTAGGCGGTACAGGCGGTATCGGACTCGAAACCGTCAAACGTTTTTTAAGCGAGGGAGCTAGGGTAGCGGTAATTGGATTGGAGTCTGAAGAGCAACTGTCTGATCAACAGAAGCAGGTGTTATTCAGTTCCCAAGTCATTTATAAGCAGGGAGATGTGGTGGATACAGAGCAAATGAATTCCATCTCAGCTGAATTAGAAAACAGGATGGAACGGCTGGATGTGCTGGTCCATGTAGCTGGAATCAGTGCGAGAAGATTTGGCGACGGGCCCCTCGACCAATGCACAGAAGCAGGGTGGGACCAGGCAATGAGTGTGAACGTGAAAAGCGTTTATAACAGCAATCGGATCGCGCTGCAACGCATGCTTAAGCAGAGCGGGGGAGGGGCAATCGTCAATATATCCTCCGTGCTGGGGATGGTGGGAACGAGGGAACATTTTACAACGCATGCTTACGCTGCAAGCCGCGGGGCCGTCATTTCGTTAAGTAAGTCTGCAGCCGTCTACTATGCCAAAGATAACATTCGCATTAATGTGGTTTGTCCAGGACTGCTTGATACACCAATGTCCCAAAGGGCCATAAATGATCCAGTTATTCGTGAAGCATTAACAGAGCTTCAGCCTCTTGCGCCGCATGTGGGTTATCCCCAGGATGTAGCAGAAGCCATTCTTTTTCTAGCAAGTCAAGAGGCCAAATTTATTACGGGTATCGCATTGCCTGTCGATGGCGGCTGGAGTGCGCAATAA
- a CDS encoding phosphotriesterase family protein, translating to MEVRKVRTVLGDIPLDQLGIVYAHEHLIIQGGLGVMKNKDLQLNRVDAAVSEVKDCMQYGARTFVDYMPLDSGRNPEALVEIARQTGAHIIAVTGFHKPMYYDDLHWIYHYSVDQIAELLIAECTIGMDRHSYNGPIVDRLSARAGLLKGASDYNVIAPVSKKLLEAAAIAHLATGVPIATHTEHGTCSLEQIRLLESYGVDPSNVIICHMDRNPDLYLHKELAATGCYLEYDNASRIKYHPDSYSSKLIRGMLEAGHEKQLLLGTDFALRSYWKSYGGGPGMAHLLASFVPRLKAEGVSDEHLDGMLRHNPAEAYAIRSLNRIREV from the coding sequence ATGGAGGTACGTAAGGTAAGAACCGTTCTTGGCGACATACCGTTGGATCAATTAGGTATCGTGTATGCCCACGAACATCTGATTATCCAGGGTGGATTAGGGGTCATGAAAAATAAGGATCTTCAGCTTAATCGCGTGGATGCGGCAGTCTCTGAGGTTAAGGATTGTATGCAGTACGGAGCGCGAACCTTCGTGGATTACATGCCTCTGGACAGCGGTAGGAACCCGGAAGCACTTGTGGAGATAGCTAGGCAGACTGGCGCACATATCATTGCCGTGACTGGCTTCCATAAGCCAATGTACTATGATGATCTGCATTGGATCTATCACTATTCCGTGGATCAGATCGCCGAGCTGCTTATAGCCGAATGCACGATAGGTATGGATCGTCACAGTTATAACGGACCTATCGTAGATCGCCTTTCAGCAAGGGCGGGGCTTCTCAAGGGTGCTTCTGATTACAACGTGATTGCGCCTGTATCCAAAAAGCTGCTGGAAGCAGCAGCCATCGCCCACCTAGCAACAGGTGTACCTATCGCGACACATACGGAGCATGGAACTTGCAGTTTGGAGCAGATCAGGCTGTTGGAAAGTTACGGCGTGGATCCTTCCAACGTGATTATATGCCATATGGATCGCAATCCCGATTTATACCTTCATAAAGAATTGGCGGCTACCGGCTGTTATCTGGAGTACGATAACGCCAGCCGGATTAAGTATCACCCCGATTCCTACAGCAGTAAGCTCATTCGCGGGATGTTAGAAGCGGGTCACGAGAAACAACTTCTCTTAGGGACGGACTTTGCCCTTCGTTCTTACTGGAAATCTTATGGCGGGGGTCCGGGAATGGCCCACCTGCTCGCCTCCTTTGTGCCTCGACTAAAGGCCGAAGGGGTATCTGATGAGCATCTGGATGGGATGCTTCGACATAATCCAGCAGAGGCTTATGCGATTCGAAGTTTGAATCGGATAAGGGAGGTTTAA
- a CDS encoding GGDEF domain-containing protein, protein MHLKQLALEDLKLPTDKLLYIHHDALLSAIGSLMVATLLLYTVLIYVFHRRNREIGTIILVQFSSLVILASDAAYRSSTHPASIEALVRLSLSGSLLSILAFHWLTQTIINRPYRFASVFLVFFCTVTFVLIWFGGDSIITSTLKPIETSIHPSMVKGPLYPYLNVILFVIATFIIVNYMRFILSPPAMLHEQWPLAAGFLSIYVSYTFGIWHNFFPLVDISAIGPILLVFFTGIFTGKLTYARYETLIQEKEHLFRQISTDNLTGLYNRSFLMHHLQQAPWAGNSFLIFIDMDNFKYLNDTFGHLTGDAALQELGRILQKNSRKQDIPTRFGGDEFLLLLEDCNENEAIVIAVQILHSYELYIQKYAYDRADIQLGLSIGIVPSCYWEASADRVIHQADEFMYKAKKSGKNRIAIATDKDTFRILPLSS, encoded by the coding sequence ATGCATCTAAAACAACTTGCTCTTGAAGATTTGAAGCTACCCACCGATAAGCTCCTGTATATCCATCATGATGCGCTACTTTCTGCTATAGGGAGCCTTATGGTAGCGACCCTGTTATTATACACTGTACTGATCTATGTCTTTCATCGTCGCAACCGTGAAATTGGGACCATTATCCTGGTCCAGTTCAGCTCACTGGTCATTCTTGCCAGCGACGCCGCCTACCGTTCCTCTACCCATCCAGCTTCCATCGAAGCTTTAGTTCGGCTCAGCCTCTCGGGGAGCCTCTTAAGCATCCTTGCTTTCCATTGGCTAACCCAAACGATCATTAATCGCCCGTACAGATTCGCATCCGTGTTTCTTGTTTTTTTCTGTACTGTCACCTTCGTGTTGATTTGGTTTGGCGGAGATTCCATTATTACTAGTACGTTAAAGCCAATTGAGACAAGCATTCATCCATCGATGGTTAAAGGACCCTTGTATCCTTATTTGAATGTGATCCTATTTGTCATCGCTACTTTTATTATTGTAAACTACATGCGGTTCATACTGTCACCTCCTGCGATGCTGCACGAACAATGGCCTCTTGCAGCTGGATTTCTATCTATCTATGTCAGCTACACCTTTGGGATCTGGCACAATTTCTTCCCGCTCGTCGATATTTCGGCTATCGGACCTATCCTTCTTGTTTTCTTTACCGGTATTTTCACCGGAAAGCTTACATACGCACGCTACGAGACACTCATTCAGGAGAAAGAACATCTCTTCCGTCAAATATCCACAGACAATTTGACTGGATTATACAATCGTTCTTTCCTTATGCACCACTTGCAGCAAGCGCCCTGGGCAGGAAATAGCTTTCTGATCTTTATCGATATGGACAATTTCAAATATCTCAACGATACGTTTGGTCACTTGACTGGTGACGCCGCGCTTCAGGAGCTGGGCCGCATCCTTCAAAAGAATAGCCGCAAGCAGGACATCCCTACGCGGTTTGGCGGAGATGAATTCCTTTTACTCCTCGAGGATTGTAATGAAAATGAGGCAATTGTCATCGCGGTTCAGATCCTTCACTCTTATGAGCTATATATCCAGAAATATGCGTATGACCGAGCTGACATTCAGCTCGGATTGAGTATTGGAATTGTGCCCTCCTGCTATTGGGAAGCATCCGCAGATCGTGTCATTCATCAAGCCGATGAGTTTATGTATAAGGCTAAGAAATCTGGAAAAAATAGGATCGCGATCGCAACCGATAAGGACACATTTAGAATATTACCTCTTTCTTCTTAG
- a CDS encoding GntR family transcriptional regulator, giving the protein MQPIDRDIPVPLYFQIYQQLEVELNDGSRKPGDFYSTEMELQERFQVSRATIRSALTMLEKNGQINRITGKGIFLAPVKLKVDLPNLLSFSEEMKRRGMNPGTRLVEVTIVSPPQKVTTALSLKDNENTLLINRIRTGDHKPIVYSQSYLPLSLGLTPTFDFTGSLYELIQTQTGKAVTEAVHLIEGALVEGETADWLEVESGFPGLRFRRTAYDQLGNPLVYEEGMIRGDLYSYEIRLKKLPANGE; this is encoded by the coding sequence ATGCAACCGATAGACCGTGATATTCCTGTACCCTTATATTTTCAAATCTATCAGCAGCTCGAGGTCGAGCTGAACGATGGTTCTAGGAAGCCAGGCGATTTTTACTCCACCGAAATGGAACTTCAAGAAAGATTTCAAGTAAGCCGAGCCACCATTCGAAGTGCGCTGACTATGCTGGAGAAAAATGGGCAGATCAACCGAATTACGGGAAAAGGAATTTTCCTTGCACCTGTGAAATTAAAGGTTGATCTTCCTAATCTACTAAGCTTTAGCGAGGAGATGAAGCGTCGAGGGATGAATCCCGGCACTCGACTCGTGGAAGTAACGATTGTTTCTCCGCCACAGAAAGTTACGACTGCCTTGTCGCTGAAGGACAACGAGAACACGTTGCTTATCAATCGAATTCGGACAGGTGATCATAAACCGATCGTCTATTCGCAATCGTATCTTCCACTTTCATTAGGTTTGACTCCAACGTTCGATTTCACAGGATCTCTCTATGAGTTGATTCAAACCCAGACGGGAAAAGCTGTGACAGAGGCGGTCCATCTTATTGAAGGTGCTCTTGTAGAAGGTGAAACAGCCGATTGGCTGGAGGTTGAATCTGGTTTTCCCGGATTAAGATTTCGTCGAACCGCCTACGACCAATTAGGCAATCCGCTGGTCTATGAAGAAGGGATGATCAGAGGGGATCTGTATTCGTACGAAATTCGATTGAAAAAATTACCTGCCAATGGCGAATAG